One window of Rhizobium tropici CIAT 899 genomic DNA carries:
- a CDS encoding HyaD/HybD family hydrogenase maturation endopeptidase, with protein MDEANSRKPNVLVLGIGNILWADEGFGVRAVEAFHQAYAVPTNVTVLDGGTQGLYLVQYVTEADHLIVFDAVDFGLAPGTLKIVENDDVPKFTGAKKMSLHQTGFQEVLSAADLLDRYPARLALIGCQPVDLDSWGGPVTEPVKSVIPAAVMVAAGILERWGVAISSRRTAAPALLANDIDFAHYERRADRAN; from the coding sequence ATGGACGAAGCGAACTCTCGCAAACCGAACGTTTTGGTGCTCGGCATTGGCAATATTCTCTGGGCGGACGAGGGTTTTGGCGTCCGCGCTGTCGAAGCCTTCCACCAGGCCTATGCGGTGCCGACCAACGTCACCGTGCTCGACGGCGGCACCCAGGGCCTTTATCTCGTGCAATATGTCACCGAAGCCGATCATCTGATTGTATTCGACGCGGTCGACTTCGGTCTCGCGCCCGGCACGCTGAAGATCGTCGAGAATGACGACGTGCCGAAATTCACCGGCGCCAAAAAGATGAGCCTGCACCAGACAGGCTTCCAGGAAGTTCTGAGCGCTGCCGACCTTCTCGATCGCTATCCCGCAAGACTCGCACTGATCGGCTGCCAACCGGTGGACCTCGATAGCTGGGGCGGACCGGTGACTGAGCCCGTCAAATCCGTAATCCCGGCCGCCGTAATGGTAGCCGCCGGCATCCTGGAGCGATGGGGCGTCGCCATCAGTTCGCGCCGCACCGCCGCGCCCGCTCTCCTCGCCAACGACATCGATTTTGCACATTACGAGCGGCGAGCGGACCGGGCGAATTGA
- the hypC gene encoding HypC/HybG/HupF family hydrogenase formation chaperone, translating to MCIGIPMQVTGGEFTAECERHGSVFAISMVLVGPQPVGTYVLTHLGSAIRVLDADEAHKIDDALAGLAEAVEGRSFETLFADLISREPELPLHLRENWQFVFLN from the coding sequence GTGTGCATAGGAATTCCGATGCAGGTGACTGGTGGCGAATTTACAGCGGAGTGCGAGCGCCACGGATCGGTTTTTGCGATTTCGATGGTGCTGGTCGGCCCGCAACCGGTTGGGACGTACGTTCTTACTCATCTAGGATCTGCGATCCGGGTGCTCGATGCCGACGAAGCACACAAGATCGACGATGCGTTGGCCGGTCTTGCTGAAGCGGTCGAAGGACGGTCATTCGAAACGCTATTTGCCGATCTTATCTCCCGCGAGCCGGAATTACCGTTGCATTTGCGGGAAAACTGGCAGTTCGTATTTCTCAACTGA
- the cybH gene encoding Ni/Fe-hydrogenase, b-type cytochrome subunit, with product MRRTIMSISAISNADDERASERENVYAYEAPVRLWHWINAFSILALALTGYFIGSPLAAAPGEASANFLMGYIRFVHFAAGQILAVALILRIYWVFVGNVHARQIFYVPFWSGRFWSEWLHEVRVYTFLTGRALKYAGHNPLSQFVMFVTFTLPLTFMVITGFALYGESVGHDSWAYRLFGRVFFIWPNSQSVHTLHHLGMWVILIFVMIHIYIAVREDIVSRQSIVSSMISGERLSKHNED from the coding sequence ATGAGGAGGACGATCATGAGCATCTCTGCTATCTCAAACGCCGATGACGAACGCGCCAGCGAGCGCGAAAACGTGTATGCCTACGAGGCGCCCGTTCGCCTCTGGCACTGGATAAACGCTTTCTCCATCCTGGCGCTGGCGCTGACGGGTTATTTCATCGGCAGCCCATTGGCGGCGGCACCCGGCGAGGCGAGCGCCAATTTCCTGATGGGCTATATCCGTTTTGTCCATTTCGCCGCCGGGCAGATCCTGGCCGTGGCCCTGATCCTCAGAATCTACTGGGTCTTCGTCGGCAACGTGCATGCACGCCAAATCTTCTACGTTCCCTTCTGGAGCGGACGGTTCTGGAGCGAATGGCTGCACGAGGTGCGCGTTTACACATTCCTTACTGGACGCGCGTTGAAATATGCTGGCCACAATCCGCTGTCGCAATTCGTCATGTTCGTGACGTTCACGCTGCCGCTGACATTCATGGTGATCACCGGATTTGCGCTCTATGGCGAAAGCGTCGGCCACGACAGCTGGGCATACAGGCTGTTTGGTCGGGTATTCTTCATCTGGCCGAACAGCCAGTCCGTTCATACCCTTCATCATCTGGGAATGTGGGTGATCCTGATCTTCGTGATGATCCATATCTATATCGCGGTACGCGAGGACATCGTCAGCCGCCAGAGCATCGTTTCGTCGATGATTTCGGGCGAGCGGCTGTCCAAGCACAACGAGGACTAG
- a CDS encoding flavin-containing monooxygenase, with translation MAHFEDIDQFRQRIAEALPSANIPTLLLLLYQFTGREYWLGPRFIPAKSGWDDNDSGGLAIELQAEIRDAALSAIMAWRQGVPIARADLSAEELIRMLSMSEAEPIPPEYADMMIHKLRRYSGAVPDPVCLPDNFRILVIGAGMSGIAAAVRLRQLGVSYIQIEKQDRTGGVWHSHRYPGCGVDTPGHLYSFTFASGDWSKFFPLQQEIDEYLNRVACDFGIESSIRYGTECLFSRYDEESRTWHSRLRLPDGREETLVTNVVISAVGGFTTPKWPNIPGLRDFDGPLVHTSNWDPGVTLDGKRVAVIGNGASAMQIVPAIADRVSALTIFQRSRQWAAPFPKFLMSVPESMQFLLRAVPHYEWLYRLRLSWIFDTQVHESLQKDPAWPHPDRSVNALNDGHRETCTRYIEEQLAGRPELLAKVIPPYPPFGKRMLLDNGWYRTLLKPQVSLVDSAAAQVEGKSIRAINGDSHEADVLIVASGYDITRFLLPVQIFGRDGVTVREAWDDDDCQAYLGSVMPGFPNFFMLYGPNTALGHRGNFIFTIESQLDYVLSVLRQMGEKKLSEVECRQDVYQHYNRTIQEMHQKMIWSHPGMSTYFRNARGRIVTNSPWRLIDYWNLTKEADLSDYHIMGNVGYQSKASAEAV, from the coding sequence ATGGCTCACTTTGAAGACATCGACCAGTTTCGTCAGCGTATCGCCGAAGCACTCCCTTCGGCCAATATCCCAACCTTGTTGCTCCTGCTTTATCAGTTCACAGGACGAGAATATTGGCTAGGTCCGCGGTTTATTCCTGCCAAGAGCGGCTGGGACGACAACGACTCCGGTGGTCTGGCAATCGAATTGCAGGCGGAGATTCGCGATGCAGCACTGAGCGCCATCATGGCTTGGCGCCAAGGCGTTCCCATCGCAAGGGCAGACTTATCGGCAGAAGAATTGATCCGCATGCTCTCCATGTCAGAAGCTGAGCCTATTCCGCCGGAATATGCTGACATGATGATCCACAAGCTGCGGAGGTATTCAGGCGCGGTTCCTGATCCGGTGTGTTTGCCGGACAACTTCCGCATACTTGTCATCGGAGCCGGCATGTCCGGCATCGCGGCCGCAGTTCGGCTGCGACAACTGGGCGTTTCTTACATCCAGATTGAAAAGCAGGACCGCACAGGCGGGGTCTGGCATTCACATCGCTATCCTGGCTGCGGGGTCGACACGCCCGGACATCTATACTCCTTCACGTTTGCCAGCGGCGACTGGAGTAAGTTCTTCCCGTTGCAGCAGGAAATTGATGAATATCTCAACCGGGTCGCCTGCGACTTCGGTATTGAAAGCTCAATCCGCTACGGCACGGAATGCCTGTTTTCTCGTTATGATGAGGAAAGCCGGACTTGGCATTCTCGATTGCGCTTGCCAGACGGGCGGGAAGAAACCCTTGTAACCAATGTGGTCATTTCAGCCGTGGGCGGATTTACCACGCCAAAATGGCCAAACATTCCCGGGCTGCGTGACTTCGACGGACCGTTGGTGCACACCTCCAATTGGGATCCCGGGGTTACGCTCGACGGCAAACGCGTGGCTGTGATCGGAAACGGAGCATCGGCAATGCAGATTGTCCCGGCCATCGCCGATCGGGTGAGCGCCCTGACAATCTTCCAACGATCGCGCCAATGGGCGGCACCCTTTCCAAAATTTCTTATGTCGGTTCCCGAGTCGATGCAGTTCTTGCTCCGCGCGGTACCACATTACGAATGGCTTTATAGGCTCCGGCTGAGTTGGATTTTTGATACTCAAGTGCACGAATCCCTGCAGAAGGATCCGGCATGGCCGCATCCCGATCGCTCTGTGAATGCGCTGAACGACGGCCACCGCGAGACGTGTACACGATATATCGAAGAACAGCTCGCCGGGCGGCCCGAGCTACTGGCGAAGGTCATTCCCCCCTACCCGCCGTTCGGCAAGCGAATGCTCCTGGACAATGGCTGGTACAGAACCCTTCTGAAGCCGCAGGTCAGTCTGGTGGACAGCGCTGCTGCACAGGTCGAAGGCAAGTCGATCCGAGCGATAAATGGCGACAGCCATGAGGCAGATGTTCTCATCGTCGCCTCGGGCTACGATATCACACGCTTCTTGCTTCCAGTTCAGATATTCGGACGCGATGGCGTGACAGTACGTGAGGCTTGGGACGATGACGACTGTCAGGCGTATCTTGGTAGCGTCATGCCGGGTTTCCCGAACTTCTTCATGCTCTACGGCCCCAATACAGCCCTCGGTCATCGCGGGAACTTCATCTTCACGATCGAAAGCCAGCTGGACTACGTGCTGAGCGTTCTGCGCCAGATGGGAGAAAAGAAGTTATCCGAGGTGGAATGCCGGCAAGACGTTTATCAACACTACAACCGGACGATCCAGGAAATGCACCAGAAGATGATCTGGAGCCATCCCGGCATGTCCACTTATTTCCGCAACGCCCGGGGGCGAATCGTAACAAACAGCCCTTGGCGCCTTATCGACTATTGGAACCTAACGAAGGAGGCAGACCTCAGTGACTACCACATCATGGGGAACGTCGGCTACCAGTCAAAGGCCTCGGCTGAAGCGGTTTGA
- a CDS encoding nickel-dependent hydrogenase large subunit, with translation MTIQTPDGFTLDNSGKRLVVDPVTRIEGHMRVEVNVDEDNIIRNAVSTGTMWRGIEVILKNRDPRDAWAFTERICGVCTGTHALTSVRAVENALGITIPENANSIRNLMQLALQVHDHVVHFYHLHALDWVDVISALTADVKATSALAQSVSDWPLSSPGYFKDIQTRLRKFVQSGQLGPFKNGYWGNLSYKLPPEANLMAVAHYLEALDFQREIVKIHTIFGGKNPHPNWLVGGVPCPINLDGTGAVGAITMERLNQISSVIDQLIEFNEKVYLPDIMAIGSFYKDWLFGGGLSGKNVLAYGDVPEHANDYTEASLKLPRGAIINGNFNEVLPVDHSDPEQIQEFVSHSWYEYPDEAKGLHPWDGVTVPHYELGPNAKGTKTNIQELDEGGKYSWIKAPRWRGHAMEVGPLSRWVLGYAQGKAEFKDPVDKVLKDLGLPTAALFSTLGRTAARALESVWAGRQMRYFHNKLVANIKAGDSATAFIDKWKPETWPCEVKGVGFTEAPRGALAHWIKIKGGKIDNYQCVVPTTWNGSPRDPHGNIGAFEASLIDTPMSDPSQPLEILRTLHSFDPCLACSTHIMSPDGQEMAKVQVR, from the coding sequence ATGACCATCCAAACGCCAGATGGCTTCACGCTCGACAATTCCGGCAAGCGTCTTGTGGTCGATCCTGTAACCCGCATCGAAGGCCACATGCGGGTCGAGGTCAATGTCGACGAGGACAATATCATCCGCAATGCCGTTTCCACCGGCACAATGTGGCGAGGCATTGAAGTCATCCTCAAAAATCGCGATCCACGCGATGCCTGGGCTTTCACGGAACGGATCTGCGGCGTCTGCACCGGAACCCATGCGCTCACATCGGTGCGGGCGGTTGAAAATGCGCTCGGCATAACCATTCCGGAAAACGCCAATTCGATCCGCAATCTCATGCAGCTGGCATTGCAGGTTCATGACCACGTCGTGCATTTCTATCACCTGCATGCGCTCGACTGGGTGGATGTCATATCTGCCCTCACGGCCGATGTGAAGGCCACCTCGGCGCTTGCCCAATCGGTGTCCGATTGGCCATTGTCTTCGCCGGGCTACTTCAAAGACATCCAGACACGGCTGAGAAAGTTCGTCCAATCCGGCCAGCTTGGTCCATTCAAGAACGGCTACTGGGGCAATCTATCCTATAAGCTGCCGCCTGAAGCGAACCTGATGGCCGTAGCACACTATCTCGAAGCCCTCGATTTCCAGAGGGAGATCGTCAAGATCCACACGATCTTCGGCGGGAAAAATCCGCATCCGAATTGGCTGGTCGGCGGAGTGCCCTGTCCGATCAACCTCGACGGCACGGGAGCCGTCGGCGCGATTACAATGGAACGGTTAAACCAAATTTCGTCGGTGATCGACCAGCTGATCGAGTTCAACGAGAAGGTATACCTACCGGACATCATGGCGATCGGTTCCTTCTACAAGGATTGGCTGTTCGGCGGCGGGTTGTCGGGCAAGAACGTGCTTGCCTATGGCGACGTGCCGGAACACGCAAATGACTACACGGAGGCGAGCCTGAAGCTTCCGCGCGGTGCGATCATTAATGGCAATTTCAACGAAGTCCTGCCAGTCGACCATTCCGATCCAGAGCAGATCCAGGAATTCGTCAGTCACTCCTGGTACGAATATCCGGACGAGGCCAAGGGCTTGCATCCCTGGGACGGTGTCACCGTGCCGCATTACGAGCTTGGGCCGAATGCCAAGGGCACCAAGACCAACATTCAAGAGCTGGACGAAGGCGGAAAATATTCTTGGATCAAGGCGCCGCGCTGGCGCGGCCACGCCATGGAAGTCGGCCCGCTTTCCCGTTGGGTCTTGGGCTACGCCCAGGGCAAGGCAGAATTCAAGGATCCCGTCGACAAGGTCCTGAAGGACCTCGGCCTGCCGACCGCGGCGTTATTTTCGACACTAGGGCGTACCGCCGCTCGCGCGCTCGAATCCGTCTGGGCAGGCCGGCAGATGCGCTATTTCCACAACAAGCTGGTCGCCAATATCAAGGCCGGCGACAGCGCCACCGCCTTCATCGACAAATGGAAGCCGGAGACTTGGCCTTGCGAGGTCAAGGGCGTCGGCTTCACCGAGGCCCCGCGCGGCGCCCTCGCACACTGGATCAAGATCAAGGGGGGCAAGATCGACAATTATCAATGTGTGGTGCCGACCACCTGGAACGGTAGTCCGCGCGATCCGCACGGCAATATCGGCGCGTTCGAGGCCTCACTGATTGACACGCCTATGTCGGATCCGTCGCAGCCGCTCGAAATCCTCCGAACCCTCCATTCCTTCGATCCGTGCCTTGCATGCTCCACCCATATCATGAGCCCGGACGGACAGGAAATGGCCAAGGTCCAAGTCAGATGA
- a CDS encoding hydrogenase expression/formation protein → MLISDIAATLAVQKAGQPGQLFDIFEFDDDDKKLVTQTLGKGEVCGVAALPSGVLAQFKEAVMAGVWHMRFTDPAGDLIAEYIEVGPIPMTVRRACTALPALVSHGPAPPGAMNVMPVLTEIGDRIVQYRDGDPAHAIILSLFPMSIEDVNFLQVTLGAGPVQLTSRGYRTCRVTAAGARNVWSVQFYDNMDEIVLDMLQIVDIPSLALATEEDFRDSAARLRDVEEAYFK, encoded by the coding sequence ATGCTCATATCCGACATTGCTGCAACGCTTGCGGTGCAAAAAGCCGGCCAGCCGGGGCAGCTATTCGACATTTTCGAATTCGACGACGATGACAAGAAATTGGTCACGCAGACGCTCGGCAAGGGCGAGGTTTGCGGGGTAGCGGCGCTGCCCTCCGGGGTCCTGGCGCAGTTCAAGGAAGCGGTTATGGCCGGCGTCTGGCATATGCGCTTTACCGACCCCGCCGGCGACCTCATTGCGGAATATATCGAGGTCGGCCCGATTCCTATGACGGTGCGGAGGGCCTGCACGGCGCTGCCGGCCTTGGTCTCACATGGACCTGCGCCGCCTGGCGCTATGAACGTCATGCCGGTGCTGACCGAGATCGGTGACCGCATTGTCCAGTACCGGGATGGCGATCCTGCGCACGCTATCATTTTGTCGTTGTTTCCGATGAGCATCGAGGATGTGAATTTCCTGCAGGTCACGCTCGGAGCCGGTCCCGTACAACTGACATCACGCGGCTACCGCACCTGTCGCGTGACGGCAGCAGGGGCCCGAAACGTTTGGTCCGTACAGTTTTACGACAACATGGATGAGATCGTCCTCGACATGCTGCAAATCGTCGACATCCCATCCCTCGCCCTCGCGACTGAAGAGGATTTCCGCGACTCCGCCGCGCGCCTGCGTGATGTCGAGGAGGCTTATTTCAAATGA
- a CDS encoding hydrogenase small subunit: MAATETFYDVIRRQGITRRSFMKFCSLTAACLGLGSDTAAAMAEALETKERVPVIWMHGLECTCCSESFIRSAYPLAKDVVLSMISLDYDDTIMAAAGYQAEAILKETKEKHKGKYILAVEGNPPLNEGGMFCIDGGRPFVEKLKWMAEGALAVIAWGTCASSGCVQAATPNPTEATPIDKVIRDKPIIKVPGCPPIAEVMTGVVTFITTFGKLPELDHQGRPKMFYSQRIHDKCYRRAHFDAGQFVEEWDDEGARKGYCLYKMGCKGPTTYNACSTVRWNGGVSFPIQSGHGCIGCSEQNFWDAGSFYSRLTEVSPFGVEATADQVGMTAAGVVGGAIAAHAAISAVKQVTAKRGKTGPKNGNGQERSR; the protein is encoded by the coding sequence ATGGCCGCGACCGAAACGTTTTACGATGTTATCCGTCGCCAGGGCATAACCCGGCGCAGTTTCATGAAGTTCTGCAGCCTCACGGCGGCCTGCCTCGGCCTTGGCTCCGATACGGCCGCAGCGATGGCCGAGGCACTTGAAACCAAAGAGCGTGTGCCGGTGATCTGGATGCATGGGCTCGAATGCACCTGCTGCTCGGAAAGCTTCATCCGCTCCGCCTATCCGCTGGCCAAGGATGTAGTCCTGTCGATGATTTCACTCGATTACGACGATACAATCATGGCGGCGGCCGGCTACCAGGCCGAGGCGATCCTCAAAGAGACCAAGGAGAAGCACAAGGGCAAGTACATTCTTGCCGTCGAAGGCAATCCGCCGCTCAACGAAGGCGGGATGTTCTGCATCGATGGCGGGCGACCCTTCGTCGAGAAACTCAAATGGATGGCCGAAGGCGCCCTGGCTGTCATCGCCTGGGGAACCTGTGCCTCTTCGGGCTGCGTTCAGGCCGCAACGCCCAACCCCACCGAGGCGACGCCGATCGACAAAGTGATCCGCGACAAGCCGATCATCAAAGTGCCTGGCTGTCCGCCGATCGCAGAGGTGATGACCGGCGTCGTCACCTTCATCACCACGTTCGGCAAGCTCCCCGAACTCGATCATCAGGGTCGGCCTAAGATGTTTTATTCGCAGCGCATCCACGACAAGTGCTATCGGCGCGCTCATTTCGACGCCGGCCAGTTCGTCGAGGAGTGGGACGACGAAGGCGCGCGCAAGGGCTACTGCCTCTACAAGATGGGCTGCAAAGGCCCGACCACCTATAACGCCTGCTCGACCGTTCGCTGGAATGGCGGCGTCTCTTTCCCGATCCAGTCGGGTCATGGCTGCATCGGCTGCTCGGAACAAAATTTCTGGGACGCAGGAAGCTTTTACTCCCGACTGACCGAGGTCAGCCCATTCGGCGTGGAAGCCACTGCAGACCAGGTGGGCATGACCGCAGCTGGTGTTGTCGGTGGGGCGATTGCTGCCCATGCTGCAATCAGCGCCGTCAAGCAGGTCACCGCCAAGCGCGGGAAAACCGGTCCTAAAAACGGCAATGGACAGGAAAGATCACGATGA
- a CDS encoding hydrogenase assembly protein HupF encodes MAARLAILNAAGLPMPIEEQLAAVAGLLAERIFETLRALILHWPSSISLRLVADAGQYLRGALAASQAIIGQSREKKVNHSALAANARRLADAAEGLGISKDDGLSPDGTACAAIFRDIKDDRTFSGRRPDPLSAADDAEVIAHLCKDAHYCALPHLAGRVVETGAYARHCDTSRPDDPHLRQRFMARIGDVGLCLKQLAHLAKGQNDPSELMAGGSVPGDGGFGVVECGRGRLYHQAEIDANGKLCAYRILAPTEWNFHPAGPFVKTLLSSRIGAHESAARSVYRLAALFDPCVEFKLNVRDAAHA; translated from the coding sequence GTGGCGGCGCGCCTTGCCATCCTGAATGCAGCCGGCCTACCGATGCCCATCGAGGAGCAGCTCGCGGCGGTGGCCGGATTGCTTGCCGAACGGATATTCGAAACTTTGAGGGCGCTGATTTTGCACTGGCCCTCATCAATATCGTTACGTCTGGTGGCTGACGCGGGCCAATATCTGCGCGGCGCCCTGGCCGCGTCGCAGGCAATCATCGGCCAATCGCGAGAGAAAAAAGTGAACCATAGTGCCCTGGCTGCCAACGCGCGGCGGCTTGCCGATGCAGCAGAGGGGCTCGGCATCTCGAAAGACGACGGATTGTCGCCGGATGGCACGGCTTGCGCGGCGATTTTTCGAGATATCAAGGACGACCGAACTTTTTCAGGCCGGCGCCCTGATCCGCTGAGTGCCGCCGATGATGCCGAAGTTATTGCCCATCTTTGCAAAGATGCGCACTACTGCGCCTTGCCGCATCTTGCCGGTCGGGTCGTCGAAACCGGTGCTTATGCCCGGCATTGCGACACCAGCAGGCCAGACGATCCGCACCTTAGGCAACGCTTCATGGCACGCATAGGCGACGTTGGCCTTTGCTTGAAGCAACTCGCGCATCTTGCCAAGGGCCAGAATGATCCTTCCGAACTGATGGCCGGTGGTTCGGTGCCCGGCGACGGCGGCTTTGGCGTGGTGGAATGTGGGCGTGGCAGACTTTATCATCAGGCCGAGATCGACGCGAACGGGAAACTTTGCGCCTACCGGATACTGGCCCCGACCGAATGGAATTTTCATCCGGCCGGTCCATTTGTCAAAACCCTACTGTCATCGCGGATCGGTGCTCATGAATCAGCAGCCCGGTCAGTTTATCGCCTCGCGGCTCTGTTCGATCCCTGCGTCGAGTTCAAGCTTAACGTTCGCGATGCCGCGCATGCATGA
- the hypA gene encoding hydrogenase maturation nickel metallochaperone HypA — MHEMSLMESVIAIVCEMAQLNGASAVKSIRLDVGVLSHINPDSLLFCYEAVRRGTIAEHAALEINRIAGEGWCLDCGKTVPLDERFGACPDCGRYQVQATAGDELRIKDMEVI, encoded by the coding sequence ATGCATGAAATGTCGTTGATGGAGAGTGTGATCGCCATCGTCTGCGAGATGGCGCAGCTAAATGGTGCGAGCGCAGTCAAATCGATCCGCCTCGATGTCGGTGTCTTGAGCCATATCAATCCGGATTCGCTCCTGTTCTGCTACGAAGCTGTGCGGCGTGGGACGATTGCCGAACATGCCGCACTCGAAATCAACCGCATCGCCGGCGAGGGCTGGTGCCTCGATTGTGGGAAGACGGTGCCCCTCGATGAGCGATTTGGCGCCTGCCCGGATTGTGGGCGGTATCAGGTGCAGGCGACGGCGGGCGATGAATTGAGGATCAAGGACATGGAGGTGATCTGA
- the hypB gene encoding hydrogenase nickel incorporation protein HypB, whose protein sequence is MCTVCGCEMATLEDGKSKTGAQGDHDHHRGHLHDHGHPHDRHYAEHGALQHHQRIAGVHVPGMNPERIVQIEKDILSKNNAYAAENRARFVRDSIFALNFVSSPGSGKTSFLVRAIHDLKDRMSISVIEGDQETSNDAARIRKTGVSAIQINTGKGCHLDAHMVGHAVEDLAPEPGSVLFIENVGNLVCPSAFDLGEAHKVVVLSVTEGEDKPLKYPDMFAAADLMILNKSDLLPHLDFDVGRCIANALRVNPRLRTLTVSARSGDGMEAFYFWLEAEAARIAKASQVV, encoded by the coding sequence ATGTGCACGGTATGCGGCTGCGAGATGGCAACATTGGAAGATGGCAAGAGCAAGACAGGCGCGCAAGGCGACCATGATCATCATCGCGGTCACCTGCACGATCATGGACATCCTCATGATCGTCACTACGCGGAACACGGTGCGCTCCAACATCATCAACGGATTGCCGGCGTGCATGTCCCGGGCATGAACCCGGAGCGCATCGTCCAGATCGAAAAGGACATCCTGTCCAAAAACAATGCCTATGCTGCCGAAAACCGGGCTCGGTTCGTTCGTGACAGCATCTTTGCGCTGAATTTCGTTTCAAGCCCCGGGTCGGGAAAGACCAGCTTTCTGGTGCGCGCCATTCACGACCTCAAGGACCGAATGTCGATCAGCGTGATTGAAGGCGACCAGGAGACCTCCAACGATGCCGCACGCATCCGCAAGACCGGTGTTTCCGCAATCCAGATCAACACCGGCAAGGGCTGTCACCTCGACGCCCACATGGTCGGCCACGCGGTCGAGGACCTGGCGCCCGAGCCCGGTTCAGTCTTGTTCATCGAAAATGTCGGCAATCTTGTCTGTCCCTCCGCTTTCGATCTCGGCGAGGCCCATAAGGTCGTGGTGCTTTCGGTTACCGAGGGCGAGGACAAGCCGCTCAAATATCCCGACATGTTCGCGGCCGCCGACCTGATGATTCTCAACAAGTCCGACCTGCTACCGCATCTCGACTTCGATGTCGGGCGCTGCATCGCTAATGCGCTGCGCGTCAATCCACGCCTTCGCACTCTCACGGTTTCTGCGCGCAGCGGCGACGGCATGGAAGCGTTCTATTTCTGGCTGGAGGCTGAGGCGGCCCGGATCGCGAAAGCTTCGCAGGTAGTCTGA